One window from the genome of Musa acuminata AAA Group cultivar baxijiao chromosome BXJ1-4, Cavendish_Baxijiao_AAA, whole genome shotgun sequence encodes:
- the LOC135646893 gene encoding uncharacterized protein LOC135646893 produces MIRAGGGSYRNRLPSPPPPPPPPPPLPQNPSSSSTLSPLARPFTIDHIFHSSPPPPSYHRLPAVDRPSASLLPSHTAISSVGSLRTQPSTGPVADPFAHYYSNSQPPAIVDSFRPSSAFSGVGTDPWNRPFDEEMGHGMRTDAVWSWTEPSLGYKVSPFQEEHAGNGCSYYDSDSYGVWHGILPNSVTEKVHFRSQSPEWLHNMQPENYEQNIRTPISAPTALLKGIHCSGTTGSTPGIGSHDTFVSNSTYDRYMKQLDSCSVIPCSVSSQIFSPSDLRAVSNVNSTLSYKTVLHEVPRNTNDSSTIPSKLKEPNLNQNLGSKRSHDEQRGQDYSLSKSTPSAANLGEDFPSSTNNATDSHLNLSAAKNPGLRLTNLVITDAFPSICSSVEPDKSMKSSSEAIDQHSLAVDSPCWKGTPSSRQAPFPVDEMLVQTAIEESKNYVGLCQDRRQLLESVGRSKNPAEQDGNLIFDERKKNSTSVISPIIHQRPENVNKKLPNYRKDDSENEILFDVVYSEHKNKTIEVERVSKVQVGDAVKSFETESTVVNKFPQAKGIEDYNKGSCSSPQKNTKELVKAMHGSSIKLLCTNFSGDDELEPHDYRLLYSVINNIALVLKDKKGFVGCNPHCSGLEAAWSFCRCSNTDDVDQINMKGKMHSVGHNNVNDELQKDNNTNLRKVNDITQIYENALSKSFSEREENTQTLLYKTLWIEAEAAACRLKYELQLTQTKTQSENLKDSRSDTSSSLPFAHDLQGHKDKGVLVGTISPTKVSEGISKCQNPHEASATCESNKSEDIESSVMTRYKILKDRSVSSSYRSMEELDPEDTGTCSGTREVVYGSPDVANTSSIKDLPVNLADLGFMESVMQPYDEDRPTPRSSHLTAVQPLGAASDEELGSGLNTSGYVDAKRMFSGPLNGSLIQSYMTYNQGNWSLTSGYENSSSEWEHVLGEESTQH; encoded by the exons ATGATACGCGCCGGCGGTGGCTCCTACCGCAATCGCCTCCCTTCCCCGCCGCCGCCCCCTCCTCCGCCCCCGCCCTTGCCGCAGAACCCCTCCTCGTCGTCCACCCTCTCGCCTCTGGCTCGCCCTTTCACCATCGACCACATCTTCCACTCCTCCCCGCCGCCGCCCTCGTACCACCGACTTCCCGCCGTCGATCGACCCTCCGCCTCCCTATTGCCCTCCCACACCGCCATCTCCTCCGTTGGCTCTCTCCGTACCCAACCGAGCACTGGACCCGTGGCTGACCCGTTCGCCCACTACTATTCTAACTCGCAGCCGCCGGCGATTGTTGATTCGTTCAGGCCCTCTTCGGCCTTCTCTGGAGTTGGGACGGACCCGTGGAACAGGCCGTTTGACGAGGAGATGGGGCATGGGATGCGTACTGATGCGGTCTGGTCGTGGACGGAACCGTCGTTAGGCTACAAGGTGTCACCTTTTCAAGAAG AACATGCAGGCAATGGCTGTAGCTATTATGACAGTGATTCTTATGGTGTTTGGCATGGAATACTTCCTAATTCAGTGACAGAAAAAGTACACTTCAGATCTCAAAGTCCCGAATGGTTACACAATATGCAACCGGAGAATTATGAGCAAAACATTAGAACCCCGATCTCAGCACCAACTGCTTTACTTAAAGGAATACATTGCTCTGGGACAACAGGTTCAACTCCCGGGATTGGTTCGCATGACACTTTTGTTTCAAACTCCACTTATGATAGATACATGAAACAACTTGATTCATGTTCAGTGATACCATGTTCAGTTTCAAGCCAAATATTTTCACCATCCGACTTAAGAGCTGTTTCAAATGTCAATTCTACTTTGTCATATAAGACGGTCCTTCATGAAGTGCCACGTAATACCAATGATTCATCAACTATACCTTCTAAGCTAAAGGAGCCTAACCTCAACCAAAACTTAGGGAGCAAAAGGAGTCATGATGAGCAGAGAGGACAAGATTACAGCCTAAGCAAAAGCACACCCTCAGCTGCAAATCTTGGGGAAGATTTTCCTTCCAGTACTAATAATGCTACTGACAGTCACTTGAATCTTTCTGCGGCAAAAAATCCTGGTTTGAGATTAACAAATTTGGTTATTACTGATGCTTTTCCATCCATATGCAGTTCTGTGGAACCAGATAAATCCATGAAAAGTTCTTCAGAAGCAATTGACCAGCATAGCCTTGCCGTTGATTCACCATGTTGGAAAGGAACTCCATCTTCTCGGCAGGCACCATTTCCTGTTGATGAAATGCTTGttcaaacagctattgaggagtcGAAAAATTATGTCGGTCTTTGTCAAGATCGAAGGCAACTTCTTGAGAGTGTTGGGAGGTCCAAGAATCCTGCAGAACAAGATGGGAACTTGATTTttgatgaaaggaagaaaaattctaCTTCAGTTATTTCACCAATCATACATCAGAGACCTGAAAATGTAAACAAAAAATTGCCCAACTATAGAAAAGATGACAGTGAAAATGAGATCCTGTTTGATGTTGTCTATAGTGAACACAAAAATAAAACAATTGAAGTTGAGAGAGTTTCTAAAGTACAAGTGGGTGATGCTGTCAAATCTTTCGAAACAGAAAGTACTGTGGTCAATAAATTCCCACAAGCAAAGGGCATTGAGGATTACAACAAAG GCTCATGTTCATCACCACAGAAAAACACAAAGGAGCTTGTTAAGGCAATGCATGGTTCTTCAATAAAGTTGTTGTGTACCAACTTTAGTGGTGATGATGAACTGGAACCACATGACTATCGGCTTCTCTACTCTGTGATTAACAACATTGCACTTGTTCTCAAGGACAAGAAG GGCTTTGTTGGTTGCAATCCTCATTGTTCAGGTTTGGAGGCTGCATGGTCTTTCTGTAGATGTTCAAATACTGATGATGTAGACCAGATCAACATGAAGGGGAAGATGCATTCTGTTGGGCACAACAATGTTAATGATGAATTGCAAAAGGACAACAACACAAATCTCAGGAAAGTCAATGACATTACTCAG ATCTATGAGAATGCTTTATCAAAATCTTTCTCTGAAAGAGAAGAAAACACACAGACACTGTTGTATAAGACTCTCTGGATAGAAGCTGAAGCTGCAGCTTGTAGATTGAAGTATGAACTTCAACTTACTCAAACAAAGACTCAATCTGAAAACT tgaaGGATTCACGATCAGACACATCATCAAGCCTGCCTTTTGCCCATGATCTTCAGGGGCACAAGGACAAAGGAGTTCTGGTGGGTACTATTTCTCCCACCAAAGTTAGCGAAGGGATAAGTAAATGTCAAAATCCTCATGAGGCATCAGCAACCTGTGAATCGAACAAGTCAGAGGATATTGAATCATCAGTTATGACTAGATACAAGATTCTGAAGGATCGGAGTGTCAGCTCAAGTTATAGGAGCATGGAGGAACTTGACCCAGAGGACACAGGAACATGCTCAGGCACAAGAGAAGTTGTGTATGGTTCTCCTGATGTTGCAAATACTTCTAGCATAAAAGACCTGCCAGTAAATCTTGCTGATTTGGGATTCATGGAGAGTGTGATGCAGCCATATGACGAAGACAGACCCACACCTCGGTCTTCGCATTTGACTGCTGTGCAGCCACTTGGTGCGGCAAGTGACGAAGAACTCGGGTCAGGTTTGAATACTTCAGGATATGTAGATGCGAAACGGATGTTCTCAGGCCCTTTGAATGGATCACTGATTCAGTCATACATGACATACAATCAGGGGAACTGGTCCCTCACCAGTGGATATGAAAATTCCTCATCCGAATGGGAGCATGTGCTGGGGGAGGAGTCCACACAGCATTGA
- the LOC135646909 gene encoding UMP-CMP kinase 4-like isoform X1 — protein MVDSSKDVNGSFSGDKKIIVVFVLGGPGSGKGTQCEKIVENFGFTHLSAGDLLRAEIKSGSENGTMISNMIKEGKIVPAEVTIKLLQKAMLEGGNDKFLIDGFPRNEENRAAFEDLTKIEPEFILYFDCPEEEMERRLLSRNQGRVDDNIETIRKRFRVFVESSLPVVEYYELKGKVRKVDALKPIDEVFETVKAIFAPFHTKVSF, from the exons ATGGTAGATTCAAGCAAG GATGTTAATGGGAGCTTTTCAGGTGACAAGAAGATCATAGTTGTTTTTGTATTAG GAGGACCTGGAAGTGGAAAAGGCACACAGTGTGAAAAAATTGTTGAAAACTTTGGTTTCACCCATCTCAGTGCTGGTGATCTTCTACGTGCAGAAATTAAATCTGGTTCCGAAAATGG TACCATGATCTCAAACATGATAAAGGAAGGGAAAATTGTTCCTGCTGAGGTAACGATTAAGCTTTTACAAAAGGCTATGCTTGAAGGTGGAAACGACAAATTTCTTATCGATGGATTTCCCCGAAACGAAGAGAATCGTGCTGCTTTTGAGGATCTT ACAAAAATTGAGCCAGAATTCATACTATATTTTGATTGTCCAGAGGAAGAGATGGAACGACGACTATTAAGTCGCAACCAG GGGAGAGTTGATGATAACATTGAGACTATAAGGAAGCGTTTTAGGGTTTTTGTTGAATCCAGTTTACCTGTAGTTGAGTACTATGAACTGAAGGGCAAAGTTCGAAAG GTTGATGCACTAAAGCCTATCGATGAAGTTTTTGAAACTGTAAAGGCCATTTTTGCTCCATTCCACACCAAAGTAAGCTTCTGA
- the LOC135672064 gene encoding RING-H2 finger protein ATL80-like — protein MDSSYSSCISLSSSSSRRLLSPAAPPSPYSDTPSCVEYAFPKLLSMVFCFLVIAALFYLAFGGQAFEEGDDEEEGPDLHGTKKSAPKGLDPAVLASLPVTPYADVAESAMVGSECAVCLAEFGGGEAVRLMVGCGHGFHVGCIDPWLAGHATCPVCRSDLAAPSHVIVAGV, from the coding sequence ATGGATTCTTCCTATTCGAGCTGCATCTCCCTCTCCAGCTCTTCCTCCCGCCGCCTTCTGTCTCCCGCGGCGCCGCCTTCACCATACAGCGACACCCCGTCCTGCGTTGAATACGCCTTCCCCAAGCTCCTCTCCATGGTCTTCTGCTTCCTCGTCATCGCCGCACTCTTCTACTTGGCCTTCGGCGGCCAGGCCTTCGAGGAGGGGGATGATGAAGAGGAGGGTCCGGATCTGCATGGAACGAAGAAGTCTGCGCCGAAGGGGCTCGACCCGGCCGTGCTGGCGTCGCTCCCGGTGACGCCGTATGCCGATGTGGCCGAGTCAGCGATGGTGGGGTCGGAGTGCGCCGTGTGTCTGGCGGAGTTCGGTGGCGGCGAGGCCGTCAGATTGATGGTGGGGTGCGGCCACGGATTCCACGTGGGCTGCATCGATCCGTGGCTCGCCGGGCACGCCACATGCCCCGTGTGCAGGTCGGACCTAGCGGCGCCCAGCCACGTCATTGTGGCCGGCGTATAA
- the LOC135646935 gene encoding serine/threonine-protein kinase BSK2-like, producing the protein MGCFHSKTTNVQSPDEESLPADKPDLPNGDAGEQDQVPAFKEYGLAELRAATKGFSPEMIVSESGEKAPNVVYRGNLDGGRLVAVKRFSKQSWPDAQQFVTEAAGVGKLRHTRLVNLIGCCAEGDERLLVAEFMPNDTLSKHLFHWDKHPLPWQMRVRVAFYIAQALDHCNTENRRIYHDLNAYRVLFDEDGDPRLSSFGLIKNSRDGKSYSTNLAYTPPEFMRTGRVIPESVIYSYGTILLDLLSGKHIPPSHALDLIRGKNMLLIMDSSLEGQYANEDATKLVELASKCLQFEARDRPNSKFLLSSVEPLQTQKEVPSHVLMGITKAPQVLPTMLSPLGKACAKMDLTAVHDILLKTGYKDEEGAENELSFQEWTQQVQEMLNTKKFGDIAFRDKDFKSAIEYYSKLVAMMSVPSATVFARRGLSYLMSGQPELALRDAMQAQVCMPEWPTAFYLQALALSKLGMETDAQDMLNDGAAFEAKRQNGWHG; encoded by the exons ATGGGCTGCTTCCACTCCAAGACCACCAATGTCCAGTCCCCCGACGAGGAGTCCCTTCCGGCCGACAAGCCAGATCTAC CGAATGGGGACGCGGGGGAGCAGGACCAGGTGCCAGCGTTCAAGGAATACGGACTCGCTGAGCTGAGGGCCGCCACCAAAGGGTTCAGCCCCGAGATGATCGTTTCCGAGAGCGGGGAGAAGGCGCCGAACGTCGTCTACCGGGGGAACCTCGACGGGGGGCGGCTGGTGGCCGTGAAGAGGTTCTCGAAGCAGTCGTGGCCCGACGCTCAACAGTTTGTG ACGGAGGCGGCGGGCGTGGGCAAGTTGCGGCACACGAGGTTGGTGAACTTGATCGGCTGCTGCGCGGAAGGTGACGAGAGACTTCTCGTGGCGGAGTTCATGCCTAATGATACATTGTCCAAGCATCTCTTCCACT GGGATAAGCACCCATTACCATGGCAAATGAGAGTGAGGGTGGCATTCTACATTGCCCAAGCGCTTGACCACTGTAATACTGAAAATCGGAGAATTTATCATGACCTAAATGCTTATAGAGTCCTATTTGATGAG GATGGGGATCCTCGCTTGTCTAGCTTTGGTCTAATTAAGAACAGCCGAGATGGAAAAAGTTACAGCACTAATCTTGCTTACACTCCACCAGAATTCATGCGCACTG GCAGGGTGATTCCAGAAAGTGTAATCTACAGTTATGGAACAATTCTTTTGGATCTTTTGAGTGGGAAACATATTCCTCCTAGTCAT GCACTGGATCTTATAAGAGGGAAAAACATGTTGCTTATAATGGATTCATCCCTGGAGGGGCAATATGCTAATGAAGATGCTACCAAGCTCGTTGAACTAGCATCAAAATGTCTACAGTTTGAGGCTAGAGATCGGCCGAATTCCAAGTTTCTTCTATCTTCTGTGGAACCTCTGCAAACTCAGAAGGAG GTGCCATCACATGTATTAATGGGCATAACAAAAGCGCCACAAGTGTTGCCAACAATGCTTTCCCCACTTGGAAAAGCTTGTGCAAAGATGGACCTAACTGCTGTGCATGATATACTGCTTAAGACAGGCTATAAAGATGAAGAAGGTGCAGAAAATGAG CTTTCTTTTCAAGAATGGACACAACAAGTGCAAGAGATGTTGAATACAAAGAAGTTTGGAGACATTGCATTCAGGGACAAAGATTTCAAAAGTGCTATTGAGTATTATTCCAAG TTAGTGGCAATGATGTCGGTTCCATCGGCCACAGTTTTCGCGAGGCGTGGCCTATCATACTTGATGAGTGGTCAACCGGAGCTCGCGCTACGGGATGCCATGCAAGCCCAGGTGTGTATGCCTGAATGGCCAACAGCCTTCTACTTGCAAGCTCTTGCCCTCTCCAAGCTTGGAATGGAAACTGATGCCCAGGATATGCTCAACGATGGTGCTGCCTTCGAGGCCAAGAGGCAGAACGGCTGGCATGGCTAG
- the LOC135646909 gene encoding UMP-CMP kinase 4-like isoform X2 — protein sequence MVDSSKDVNGSFSGDKKIIVVFVLGGPGSGKGTQCEKIVENFGFTHLSAGDLLRAEIKSGSENGTMISNMIKEGKIVPAEVTIKLLQKAMLEGGNDKFLIDGFPRNEENRAAFEDLTKIEPEFILYFDCPEEEMERRLLSRNQGRVDDNIETIRKRFRVFVESSLPVVEYYELKGKVRKVDALKPIDEVFETVKAIFAPFHTKVD from the exons ATGGTAGATTCAAGCAAG GATGTTAATGGGAGCTTTTCAGGTGACAAGAAGATCATAGTTGTTTTTGTATTAG GAGGACCTGGAAGTGGAAAAGGCACACAGTGTGAAAAAATTGTTGAAAACTTTGGTTTCACCCATCTCAGTGCTGGTGATCTTCTACGTGCAGAAATTAAATCTGGTTCCGAAAATGG TACCATGATCTCAAACATGATAAAGGAAGGGAAAATTGTTCCTGCTGAGGTAACGATTAAGCTTTTACAAAAGGCTATGCTTGAAGGTGGAAACGACAAATTTCTTATCGATGGATTTCCCCGAAACGAAGAGAATCGTGCTGCTTTTGAGGATCTT ACAAAAATTGAGCCAGAATTCATACTATATTTTGATTGTCCAGAGGAAGAGATGGAACGACGACTATTAAGTCGCAACCAG GGGAGAGTTGATGATAACATTGAGACTATAAGGAAGCGTTTTAGGGTTTTTGTTGAATCCAGTTTACCTGTAGTTGAGTACTATGAACTGAAGGGCAAAGTTCGAAAG GTTGATGCACTAAAGCCTATCGATGAAGTTTTTGAAACTGTAAAGGCCATTTTTGCTCCATTCCACACCAAA GTTGACTAG
- the LOC135672065 gene encoding RING-H2 finger protein ATL80-like: protein MDSSHSSCISLSSSASRRLLSPAAPPSPYSDTPSCAEYAFPKLLSMVLCFLVIAALFYLAFGDQAYEEEDDEEGDSDPRGMKKSAPKGLDPAVLASLPVAPHAEVAGSGMVGSECAVCLAEFGGGDAVRVMATCGHGFHVGCIDPWLAGHVTCPVCRSDLAAPCNVIVVNG from the coding sequence ATGGATTCTTCCCATTCCAGCTGCATCTCCCTCTCCAGCTCTGCCTCCCGCCGCCTTCTGTCTCCGGCGGCGCCGCCTTCACCATACAGCGACACCCCGTCCTGCGCTGAATACGCCTTCCCCAAGCTCCTCTCCATGGTCCTCTGCTTCCTCGTCATCGCCGCACTCTTTTATTTGGCCTTCGGAGACCAGGCCTacgaggaggaggatgatgaagAGGGGGATTCGGATCCGCGTGGAATGAAGAAGTCTGCGCCGAAGGGACTCGACCCGGCCGTGCTAGCGTCGCTCCCGGTGGCGCCGCATGCCGAGGTGGCAGGGTCAGGGATGGTGGGGTCGGAGTGCGCCGTGTGCCTGGCGGAGTTCGGTGGCGGCGACGCTGTCAGGGTGATGGCGACGTGCGGCCACGGGTTCCACGTGGGCTGCATCGACCCGTGGCTCGCCGGGCACGTCACGTGCCCCGTGTGCAGGTCGGACCTGGCGGCGCCCTGCAACGTCATTGTGGTCAACGGATAA
- the LOC135646951 gene encoding pentatricopeptide repeat-containing protein At4g21190-like, which produces MLALGYAPSILPGGSALSNHPRSISGFVVCGARGPRPRFPRVWKTRKRIGTISKSQKLVECIKELSNVKEEVYGALDSFIAWELEFPLIVVKKALKRLETEKEWKRIIQVIKWMFSKGQGKTMGSYYTLLNALVEDGRLEEVEELWMKIFSENLESLPRVFFVKMISIYYNKGMHEKMFEVFADMEELGVRPDVSIVRMLGDVFQKLGMLDKYDKLKNKYPPPTWEYRYIKGKRVRIRVNQLQGSNVEARTSSENME; this is translated from the exons ATGCTTGCTTTGGGATATGCCCCGTCGATTCTTCCTGGCGGATCGGCCTTGTCAAATCATCCTCGATCTATTAGCGGTTTCGTG GTATGTGGAGCGAGAGGCCCTAGACCTAGATTTCCTCGTGTGTGGAAAACAAGAAAGAGAATTGGAACAATTTCCAAGTCACAAAAGCTTGTTGAATGT ATAAAGGAATTATCAAATGTCAAGGAGGAGGTTTATGGAGCCcttgattcatttattgcttgggAGTTAGAGTTTCCTCTTATTGTAGTGAAAAAGGCATTGAAGAGACTCGAGACTGAAAAGGAATGGAAGAGAATAATTCAG GTGATCAAGTGGATGTTCAGCAAAGGACAAGGAAAAACCATGGGAAGCTATTACACTCTGTTAAATGCTTTAGTTGAGGATGGCCGACTTGAGGAGGTGGAGGAACTATGGATGAAAATATTTTCAGAAAATTTGGAAAGTTTGCCTCGTGTTTTCTTTGTTAAAATGATTTCAATATATTACAATAAGGGCATGCACGAAAAGATGTTTGAG GTTTTCGCTGACATGGAAGAGCTGGGTGTCAGGCCAGATGTTTCAATTGTAAGAATGCTAGGTGATGTTTTTCAGAAACTAGGCATGTTGGACAAGTATGATAAGCTGAAGAACAAATATCCACCTCCAACATGGGAATATCGTTACATCAAAGGGAAACGTGTTAGGATCCGTGTAAACCAATTGCAAGGATCAAATGTGGAAGCACGCACAAGCTCCGAAAATATGGAGTAA